In the genome of Neodiprion pinetum isolate iyNeoPine1 chromosome 2, iyNeoPine1.2, whole genome shotgun sequence, one region contains:
- the LOC124212585 gene encoding uncharacterized protein isoform X1 encodes MRAKREHIDDVQPATVDKHFDALINDEETIDYDPSEDLTPTDFPEWYDEKLFKAGKDYYDSNMVGLTAASLAGLISVLSIPTILKVLIYTKQSGTSCTAFKRYFETILHSRAWYMDDATTKGSDWFRSLNVVRWKHMISSRRSFRDGFGGIMQRDMAYTQFGFLGYVLIEPEYLGLTNTPEEREGINHFWRVLGHMLGISDRLNICRKTEAETTQLCRRLRTEVFAKYFKELPPNFLHMAEVMVDGLWVIDTTLNTDTVFAVAYRLNGLTYHKPLSTWSWLNLKYRELIYTLLGSSIFGPVLRVYFKHLLAFQYWMTLNFPVVAWIRYGKEESKINPYPKFK; translated from the exons ATGCGTGCGAAACGGGAACACATAGACGACG TCCAACCTGCCACGGTGGATAAACATTTTGATGCATTAATCAACGACGAAGAAACAATCGACTACGATCCGTCGGAAGACCTAACACCGACAGATTTCCCCGAGTGGTACGatgaaaagttattcaaggc AGGTAAAGATTACTACGACTCTAATATGGTCGGATTAACCGCAGCTAGCCTGGCTGGACTGATATCGGTACTGTCGATTCCAACGATTCTAAAA GTTCTCATTTACACTAAACAAAGTGGAACGTCATGCACAGCATTCAAAAGATATTTCGAAACAATTTTACACAGTCGTGCTTGGTACATGGACGATGCTACGACCAAGGGTTCGGA CTGGTTCCGGTCACTTAACGTGGTTCGATGGAAGCACATGATCTCAAGTCGACGATCTTTTCGAGATGGATTTGGAGGAATCATGCAACGTGACATGGCGTACACTCAGTTCGGGTTCTTGGGTTACGTTCTGATCGAGCCAGAATATCTGGGCCTGACCAACACTCCGGAGGAACGAGAAGGAATCAATCACTTTTGGCGAGTCCTCGGGCACATGCTCGGCATTTCGGATCG ATTGAACATTTGTCGCAAAACCGAAGCCGAAACTACCCAATTGTGCAGAAGATTGCGAACCGAAGTATTTGCAAAATACTTCAAAGAGCTACCGCCAAATTTTTTGCACATGGCGGAGGTAATGGTTGACGGATTGTGGGTCATCGACACGACCTTAAACACGGATACAGTTTTCGCCGTGGCTTACCGTTTGAATGGGTTGACAT ATCACAAACCCCTGAGCACGTGGAGCTGGCTCAATCTGAAGTATCGTGAACTTATTTACACACTTCTTG GCTCATCCATCTTCGGCCCTGTATTGCGTGTGTACTTCAAACACTTGCTAGCATTCCAGTACTGGATGACACTAAACTTCCCAGTCGTTGCATGGATTCGGTACGGAAAAGAAGAATCTAAGATAAATCCCTATCCAAAATTCAAATAG
- the LOC124212585 gene encoding uncharacterized protein isoform X2 produces MVGLTAASLAGLISVLSIPTILKVLIYTKQSGTSCTAFKRYFETILHSRAWYMDDATTKGSDWFRSLNVVRWKHMISSRRSFRDGFGGIMQRDMAYTQFGFLGYVLIEPEYLGLTNTPEEREGINHFWRVLGHMLGISDRLNICRKTEAETTQLCRRLRTEVFAKYFKELPPNFLHMAEVMVDGLWVIDTTLNTDTVFAVAYRLNGLTYHKPLSTWSWLNLKYRELIYTLLGSSIFGPVLRVYFKHLLAFQYWMTLNFPVVAWIRYGKEESKINPYPKFK; encoded by the exons ATGGTCGGATTAACCGCAGCTAGCCTGGCTGGACTGATATCGGTACTGTCGATTCCAACGATTCTAAAA GTTCTCATTTACACTAAACAAAGTGGAACGTCATGCACAGCATTCAAAAGATATTTCGAAACAATTTTACACAGTCGTGCTTGGTACATGGACGATGCTACGACCAAGGGTTCGGA CTGGTTCCGGTCACTTAACGTGGTTCGATGGAAGCACATGATCTCAAGTCGACGATCTTTTCGAGATGGATTTGGAGGAATCATGCAACGTGACATGGCGTACACTCAGTTCGGGTTCTTGGGTTACGTTCTGATCGAGCCAGAATATCTGGGCCTGACCAACACTCCGGAGGAACGAGAAGGAATCAATCACTTTTGGCGAGTCCTCGGGCACATGCTCGGCATTTCGGATCG ATTGAACATTTGTCGCAAAACCGAAGCCGAAACTACCCAATTGTGCAGAAGATTGCGAACCGAAGTATTTGCAAAATACTTCAAAGAGCTACCGCCAAATTTTTTGCACATGGCGGAGGTAATGGTTGACGGATTGTGGGTCATCGACACGACCTTAAACACGGATACAGTTTTCGCCGTGGCTTACCGTTTGAATGGGTTGACAT ATCACAAACCCCTGAGCACGTGGAGCTGGCTCAATCTGAAGTATCGTGAACTTATTTACACACTTCTTG GCTCATCCATCTTCGGCCCTGTATTGCGTGTGTACTTCAAACACTTGCTAGCATTCCAGTACTGGATGACACTAAACTTCCCAGTCGTTGCATGGATTCGGTACGGAAAAGAAGAATCTAAGATAAATCCCTATCCAAAATTCAAATAG
- the LOC124212584 gene encoding uncharacterized protein, which translates to MRSKEKHIDDVQPATVDQHFRILVADEDTIDYDESEQVTPADLPGWYDAKLYKAGQDYYRSNSLGLTTAIICGLVAVLAVPSILKVLIYTKKSGTACAAFKRYLETSLHTRAWYMADLNVINSDWFKSTNTVRWKHCLANRRALRDGIGGITHRDMALTQYGLIGYVLLEPESLGLTNTKDQREGINHVLRVVGHMLGISDRLNICRKNEAETTALCRRLQAEVFGKYFEEVPPNFVDMATALLDGMWSIDMSIDTGAIFAFTYKLNRVPYTKPLSTYSWLVLKYREASHKLCGTPGIGIFVRAYYNFLINFNFLLIKKWPVIAWLQYGFEQSKIYLYPQLQK; encoded by the exons ATGCGGTCCAAGGAAAAACACATCGACGATG TCCAACCTGCGACCGTGGATCAGCATTTCAGGATACTTGTAGCCGACGAAGACACCATCGACTACGATGAGTCTGAGCAAGTTACTCCAGCGGATCTTCCCGGGTGGTATGATGCAAAATTGTACAAAGC AGGGCAAGATTACTACCGTTCCAACAGCCTTGGATTAACCACTGCGATCATATGTGGTCTTGTAGCTGTGCTGGCTGTTCCTTCGATCTTGAAG GTTCTCATCTATACCAAGAAGAGTGGAACGGCATGCGCAGCGTTCAAAAGATATCTCGAAACAAGTTTGCATACTCGAGCGTGGTACATGGCGGATTTGAACGTTATTAATTCGGA CTGGTTCAAGTCAACGAATACAGTTCGCTGGAAGCATTGCCTCGCAAATCGACGAGCCCTCCGGGATGGAATCGGGGGAATCACTCATCGGGACATGGCGCTCACTCAGTATGGTCTGATCGGCTACGTTCTGCTCGAACCGGAATCTTTGGGTCTGACAAACACCAAGGATCAGCGAGAGGGGATCAACCACGTGTTGAGAGTCGTTGGACATATGCTTGGCATTTCAGATCG ATTGAACATTTGTCGGAAGAACGAAGCTGAAACTACGGCATTGTGTAGAAGATTGCAAGCCGAGGTATTCGGCAAGTACTTCGAAGAAGTTCCTCCGAATTTTGTCGACATGGCGACAGCGCTGCTGGATGGGATGTGGAGCATCGACATGAGCATAGATACCGGGGCCATTTTTGCGTTCACTTACAAGTTGAACAGGGTGCCAT ATACAAAACCTCTGAGCACGTATAGCTGGCTGGTACTCAAATACCGCGAAGCATCTCACAAACTGTGTG GAACTCCCGGCATCGGTATCTTTGTTCGTGcgtattacaattttttaataaactttAATTTCCTGCTGATAAAGAAATGGCCGGTAATAGCTTGGCTTCAGTACGGCTTTGAACAGTCCAAGATATATCTGTACCCGCAACTGCAGAAGTAA
- the LOC124212580 gene encoding uncharacterized protein isoform X2 has protein sequence MGFKAGDVIALVLPNLPETAIAFLGSVEAGLIVTTVNPHYTVDEIRRQLINSGAKGVITNAEIAPVVLNATRETLPSKSPFIVIDDATLPVPSESIPFKDLIDRGKSLPPVPNHPWNFDDVVVLPYSSGTTGLSKGVMLSHKNLIANIQQVKASTDDNVWKETTETHQEIAPLLLPTFHIYGMNAVMLPNLKLGVQLITLPKFTPQGFIDVFEQNKVTCFFLVPPLLLFLATAPMVAKKHIESIHAMTSGAAPLAGTDVERFYHRFDIDETKLQFIQGYGLTESSPVTFLQTLKSKKYASIGNPICDTEARLIDLSTQEDIVTPGKTGELWVRGDHVMKGYYNNEEATKNTLTPDGWLKTGDIAYFDEELDFYITDRLKELIKVKGFQVPPAELEALLRTHPDIEEAAVIGIPDERSGELPRAFVLLKKDKTLKEKDVQDFVKGKVSEYKELKGGVIFVDTIPKNPSGKILRRVLKEQYAK, from the exons ATGGGGTTTAAGGCCGGTGACGTCATCGCTCTGGTTCTACCAAACCTGCCCGAAACTGCTATCGCTTTTCTAGGATCAGTTGAAGCCGGACTCATCGTAACTACCGTAAATCCACATTACACAGTTG atgaaataaGAAGGCAGTTGATAAATTCCGGAGCTAAGGGTGTAATCACTAACGCTGAAATAGCGCCTGTGGTACTGAATGCAACCCGCGAAACGCTCCCGTCAAAATCTCCGTTCATTGTAATCGACGACGCGACGTTACCTGTGCCGTCGGAATCGATACCTTTCAAG GATCTCATCGATAGAGGCAAGTCATTGCCGCCAGTGCCAAACCATCCATGGAATTTTGACGACGTTGTCGTTTTACCGTACTCCAGCGGTACGACAGGCCTTTCCAAAGGCGTAATGTTGTCccataaaaatttgatcgcCAACATACAACAAGTGAAGGCTAGTACTGACGATAACGTGTGGAAAGAAACTACCG AGACTCATCAGGAAATCGCGCCATTGTTACTCCCTACTTTTCACATATACGGAATGAACGCCGTAATGCTGCCAAATTTGAAACTGGGAGTACAGTTAATCACTCTTCCGAAATTCACGCCGCAAGGGTTCATAGACGTTTTTGAACAAAACAAG GTTACGTGTTTCTTCCTCGTGCCTCCGCTGCTTCTGTTTCTGGCCACAGCCCCGATGGTTGCAAAGAAACACATCGAATCAATTCACGCGATGACGAGCGGCGCTGCTCCTCTTGCCGGTACCGACGTCGAGAGGTTTTATCATCGATTCGACATTGACGAAACGAAACTGCAGTTCATCCAAG GTTACGGACTCACGGAAAGCTCACCGGTTACGTTTTTGCAAACACTCAAGTCGAAAAAATACGCCAGCATCGGGAACCCGATCTGCGACACCGAAGCTCGGCTGATTGACCTGTCGACCCAGGAGGACATCGTAACCCCCGGAAAAACTGGGGAACTTTGGGTCCGCGGTGACCACGTGATGAAGGGTTACTACAACAACGAGGAGGCAACTAAGAATACCCTTACACCGGACGGATGGCTGAAAACAGGGGACATCGCCTACTTCGATGAGGAACTCGACTTTTATATCACCGATAGACTGAAAGAACTCATCAAGGTCAAAGGCTTCCAG GTTCCACCAGCGGAACTTGAAGCTTTGCTCAGAACGCACCCGGACATTGAGGAAGCCGCTGTTATCGGTATTCCGGACGAACGAAGCGGAGAATTGCCGAGGGCGTTTGTCCTGCTCAAAAAGGATAAAACACTCAAAGAAAAGGATGTGCAAGACTTTGTCAAGGGAAAAGTTTCCGAGTATAAGGAACTGAAAG gCGGTGTCATCTTCGTTGATACCATACCAAAAAATCCTTCCGGAAAGATTTTAAGGAGAGTATTGAAGGAGCAATATGCGAAATGA